Part of the Candidatus Wallbacteria bacterium genome is shown below.
TGAACATCACATTCGGACTGAGCTTACTGCGTTAACCAGCACGCGAATATGAGGTTGAAAGTTCACGGAACTCATAAACAGGTTTTGAAAGTTGTTTCCTCTTGACAGGCAGGTCATCCATATGAGGAGGACAAAATCCTCACTTGACTCCTCTTTACTTTCCTATGCCTTACATTTCTGATAGAATCCATAAATCTATGTTTCCAATCATTTTGTGAGGTCGATAAAATGTCGAAGCAGAAAAGCATCTCAAACCACAAAAACCTGCTGGCCTACTGCGGATTATACTGCGGTGCCTGCAGCTTCAGGGTTGCTGTCCTGGAACAGGATAAGGAGCATCTCAGATTCATACCAGATCGTTACGACAAGTATAAAGACACTGATCTGTCCAAGACTGATCTCTGCCCCGGCTGCAGGACTGAGCAGAGCCAGTGTGGCGGCTGCGGGATCCGCGACTGCTGCAGGGGAAAAAACCTGGAACACTGTGGATGCTGCGAATCGTTTCCCTGCAAGCTGATAATGGAATTCAGCAGGGATGGAATGCCGCATCACCACGAAGTATTGGAAAATATCAAGCGTTTGAAACTTGGTTCCGACAAATGGCTGCAGGAAGAGCAGATGAAATGGACCTGCTCCTGCGGAGCCAGGCGTTCCTGGTACATTAAAAAATGCCCTAAATGCGGAGCTGACAGTTTGATCTGATCTGCTCCAGCAGTTAAAGCCACAGTCCGGCAATTCCGATAGATAGAGAATGAAGCAGCCGGATCAGCTGGAATTTTACGAGTATGAGAGTATTATCTTCGTGGGTCTGATTCTCTTAAGTTTGCTGACTTATCTGCTCGATTACCTCTGAAAATTATTTTTCCTCTTGTCTGGTAAAATATCCCATCACTTCCACATGAAAAGTATGCGGGAACATGTCAAAAGGATACAGATAAACAAATCTATATCCCATCTCCGCAAGCTTCTGCGCATCCCTGATAAAAGTCGGTAACTGGCAGGAGATGTAGATGATGGTTTCCGGCTGAATTCGAATCAGCTGATGGAGTGTTTCCGGGGCCATTCCTTTGCGGGGAGGGTCGGTCACCACGAGGCCCGGACGCCGGGCGAAGCTCAAGGCGGCAAGCCGCTTTCTCACTTTGCCTGTCAGAAATTTCACGTTCCTCGTCTGATTAAGTACGGCGTTCCGCTCAGCGAGCTGCACTGATTCAGGTTCTTGCTCGATCGCAGTAACCTGAGCGGAATTACGGGCCAGCAGAAAAGAAAAGGTGCCCAGCCCACAGTAAAGATCCAGTGACTGCTGATTTCTAGTGCTGTGAGTCAGCTCCATCCTTTCAAGCATCAGTTCCAGGATGAACGGATTGGTCTGGAAAAAACTGCCTGCTCCGATCAGGTACTCAAAATCCTGGATTTTTTCCCTGATGTATGGTTCGCCAACCAGGTTGTGCAGCCGCTCGTTTCTATCAATGAAATTGACGGACACCAGATTCAGTTTTTCAAAAGCCTGGGAATCAATCTCGATGATTTCATCGTTTTCCCCGAAATTACCGTGAAAAATGACCATGTTCTCATTATTCCCGC
Proteins encoded:
- the rlmD gene encoding 23S rRNA (uracil(1939)-C(5))-methyltransferase RlmD, with the protein product MEITTGSRLKLEVLKFANLGYGLAKLEGFTIFIPEGIPGDLLEAGITELKKNYAFARIRKIVSPSPFRKAPPCPAFPMCGGCDYLSLEYTRQLFFKNALLNDMVGRSFKEKPKIFEITPSPEREFRHKVNLKYSVQDGKVGFFSRHSNSIVPMPEGKDFCLIQPKINEEILRLVLRLLNRNGREKLREITLRNSRGNNENMVIFHGNFGENDEIIEIDSQAFEKLNLVSVNFIDRNERLHNLVGEPYIREKIQDFEYLIGAGSFFQTNPFILELMLERMELTHSTRNQQSLDLYCGLGTFSFLLARNSAQVTAIEQEPESVQLAERNAVLNQTRNVKFLTGKVRKRLAALSFARRPGLVVTDPPRKGMAPETLHQLIRIQPETIIYISCQLPTFIRDAQKLAEMGYRFVYLYPFDMFPHTFHVEVMGYFTRQEEK
- a CDS encoding DUF3795 domain-containing protein, translated to MSKQKSISNHKNLLAYCGLYCGACSFRVAVLEQDKEHLRFIPDRYDKYKDTDLSKTDLCPGCRTEQSQCGGCGIRDCCRGKNLEHCGCCESFPCKLIMEFSRDGMPHHHEVLENIKRLKLGSDKWLQEEQMKWTCSCGARRSWYIKKCPKCGADSLI